A genomic window from Micromonospora ferruginea includes:
- a CDS encoding ABC transporter ATP-binding protein produces MRFSPAGDPGTPDARSATRYLVWLAGRHPVYFGGGITLGVIWMLAQALVPAAIGRAVEAGLAQRDPDALLRWALALLGLGLVQAVAGILRHRCAVHNWLGAAYRTVQVTVDATNRLGAALPRRVAAGEVVSIGTSDIEHIGGAIDITARGAGSVVGIVTVAVILLDASLPLGLVVVLGVPLLMALVGLLIRPLHHKQAAYRESTGRLTARAADIVSGLRVLRGVGGEPVLAARYRERSQALRADGLRVARVESLLQAAQILLPGVFVVLVTWLGARFALRGEITAGQLVSFYGYTAFLVSPLRNLTEAADKLTRGHVAARRVVRLLRLAPEFTDPTRPVPVPAGPGELVDVRSGLVLRPGRLTALAAAAPQDAAEIADRLGRYADGDVTLHGVPLRDVALATVRERILVADNDAQLFSGVLRTELDPHDRAEPGAVEAALVAASATDVVEALPGGLDGAVAERGREFSGGQRQRLRLARALVADPETLILVEPTSAVDAHTEAQVAGRLGAARRGRTTLVCTTSPLMLGRAEHVVFVEDGKVVAEGRHDELLATEPRYAATVSREEDR; encoded by the coding sequence ATGCGCTTCTCACCGGCCGGCGATCCCGGCACCCCCGACGCGCGGTCCGCCACCCGCTACCTGGTGTGGCTCGCCGGGCGACATCCCGTCTACTTCGGCGGCGGCATCACGCTGGGCGTGATCTGGATGCTGGCCCAGGCGCTGGTGCCGGCCGCGATCGGGCGGGCGGTGGAGGCCGGGCTGGCCCAACGCGACCCGGACGCGCTGCTGCGCTGGGCCCTCGCCCTGCTCGGGCTGGGCCTGGTCCAGGCCGTCGCCGGCATCCTGCGGCACCGCTGCGCGGTGCACAACTGGCTCGGCGCCGCCTACCGCACCGTGCAGGTCACCGTGGACGCCACCAACCGGCTCGGCGCGGCGCTGCCCCGCCGGGTGGCGGCCGGCGAGGTGGTGAGCATCGGCACCTCCGACATCGAGCACATCGGCGGCGCGATCGACATCACCGCCCGGGGCGCCGGGTCCGTGGTCGGCATCGTCACCGTCGCGGTGATCCTGCTCGACGCCTCCCTGCCGCTCGGTCTCGTGGTGGTGCTCGGCGTGCCGCTGCTGATGGCGCTGGTCGGGCTGCTGATCCGGCCGCTGCACCACAAGCAGGCCGCCTACCGGGAGTCGACCGGCCGGCTCACCGCCCGGGCCGCGGACATCGTCTCCGGCCTGCGGGTGCTGCGCGGGGTGGGCGGGGAGCCGGTGCTGGCCGCCCGCTACCGGGAACGGTCGCAGGCGTTGCGCGCGGACGGCCTGCGGGTGGCCCGGGTGGAGTCGCTGCTCCAGGCCGCGCAGATCCTGCTACCAGGCGTCTTCGTGGTGCTGGTGACCTGGCTCGGCGCGCGGTTCGCGCTGCGCGGCGAGATCACCGCCGGCCAGCTCGTCTCGTTCTACGGCTACACCGCGTTCCTGGTCAGCCCGCTGCGCAACCTCACCGAGGCGGCCGACAAGCTGACCCGGGGGCACGTCGCGGCCCGCCGGGTGGTCCGGCTGCTGCGGCTCGCGCCGGAGTTCACCGACCCGACGCGCCCGGTGCCGGTGCCGGCCGGGCCCGGTGAGCTGGTGGACGTGCGTTCCGGGCTGGTGCTGCGGCCGGGCCGGCTCACCGCGCTGGCCGCCGCCGCGCCGCAGGACGCCGCCGAGATCGCCGACCGGCTCGGCCGGTACGCCGACGGCGACGTGACGCTGCACGGCGTACCGCTGCGGGACGTGGCGCTGGCGACGGTGCGCGAGCGGATCCTGGTGGCCGACAACGACGCGCAGCTTTTCAGCGGCGTGCTCCGCACGGAGCTGGACCCGCACGACCGGGCCGAGCCCGGCGCGGTCGAGGCGGCGCTGGTCGCGGCGAGCGCGACCGACGTGGTCGAGGCGCTGCCCGGCGGCCTGGACGGCGCGGTCGCCGAGCGCGGCCGGGAGTTCTCCGGCGGGCAGCGGCAGCGGCTGCGGCTGGCCCGCGCGCTGGTCGCCGACCCGGAGACGCTGATCCTCGTCGAGCCGACCAGCGCGGTGGACGCGCACACCGAGGCGCAGGTCGCCGGCCGGTTGGGCGCGGCCCGGCGCGGTCGCACCACGCTGGTCTGCACCACCAGCCCGCTGATGCTCGGCCGGGCCGAGCACGTGGTCTTCGTGGAGGACGGCAAGGTCGTCGCCGAGGGCCGGCACGACGAACTGCTCGCCACCGAGCCCCGGTACGCGGCCACGGTGAGCCGGGAGGAGGACCGATGA
- the tsaB gene encoding tRNA (adenosine(37)-N6)-threonylcarbamoyltransferase complex dimerization subunit type 1 TsaB, which translates to MLVLVVDSSTPAVTAALVEVSADGVALRASRCTVDARAHGELLAPQVDAVLADVGARPGDLAAIVAGLGPGPFTGLRVGLVTAATMGQVLGVPTYGVCSLDGLGQPSGDGGSVLVASDARRREIYWAVHDGAGRRVAGPDVAAPAVVAERARELAVTAAVGDGAHRYADVLGLPVRDEPRYPDPLVLAGLAAPRIRAGGPGEPLTPLYLRRPDAVAATGHKPVLR; encoded by the coding sequence GTGCTCGTACTGGTGGTGGACTCCTCGACGCCCGCGGTGACCGCGGCGCTGGTCGAGGTCTCGGCGGACGGCGTCGCGCTCCGCGCGTCCCGGTGCACGGTCGACGCCCGGGCCCACGGCGAGTTGCTCGCGCCGCAGGTCGACGCCGTGCTCGCCGACGTCGGCGCGCGCCCCGGCGACCTGGCCGCGATCGTCGCCGGGCTCGGCCCCGGCCCGTTCACCGGGCTGCGGGTCGGCCTGGTCACCGCCGCCACCATGGGTCAGGTGCTCGGCGTCCCGACGTACGGCGTCTGCTCGCTGGACGGCCTCGGCCAACCGTCGGGTGACGGCGGGTCGGTGCTGGTGGCGAGCGACGCGCGGCGTCGCGAGATCTACTGGGCCGTCCACGACGGCGCCGGCCGGCGCGTCGCCGGGCCGGACGTGGCGGCCCCGGCGGTCGTCGCCGAGCGGGCCCGCGAGCTGGCGGTCACCGCCGCGGTGGGCGACGGCGCACACCGGTACGCCGACGTGCTCGGGCTGCCGGTGCGGGACGAGCCGCGCTACCCGGACCCGCTGGTGCTGGCCGGTCTCGCCGCGCCGCGGATCCGCGCGGGTGGGCCCGGTGAGCCGCTCACCCCGCTCTACCTGCGCCGCCCGGACGCGGTCGCGGCCACCGGCCACAAGCCGGTCCTGCGATGA
- the rimI gene encoding ribosomal protein S18-alanine N-acetyltransferase, which yields MRLGRFRWWHVEEVLPIEADLFGAEQWTPGMFWNELANGHFYLVATDDDGSVAGYAGLAVAPPDEAWVQNVAVRRDAQRRGVGRLLLEALLAEAARRGVRSTLLEVAADNAPAQRLYATYGFEPIGVRRGYYQPSNTDALVMQRNED from the coding sequence ATGAGGCTGGGCCGGTTCCGCTGGTGGCACGTCGAGGAGGTGCTGCCCATCGAGGCGGACCTGTTCGGCGCCGAGCAGTGGACCCCGGGCATGTTCTGGAACGAACTCGCCAACGGGCACTTCTACCTGGTCGCCACCGACGACGACGGCAGCGTGGCCGGCTACGCCGGGCTGGCCGTCGCCCCGCCCGACGAGGCGTGGGTGCAGAACGTCGCGGTGCGCCGGGACGCCCAGCGTCGAGGCGTCGGCCGCCTGCTGCTGGAGGCGCTGCTCGCCGAGGCGGCCCGGCGGGGCGTCCGCAGCACGCTGCTGGAGGTCGCCGCGGACAACGCCCCGGCGCAGCGGCTCTACGCCACCTACGGCTTCGAGCCGATCGGGGTGCGGCGGGGCTACTACCAACCGAGCAACACCGACGCGCTGGTCATGCAGCGCAACGAGGACTGA